In one Amaranthus tricolor cultivar Red isolate AtriRed21 chromosome 8, ASM2621246v1, whole genome shotgun sequence genomic region, the following are encoded:
- the LOC130820860 gene encoding transcription factor bHLH25-like, whose amino-acid sequence MRKQGVSSGAKRKRQPDQVHDHILAERKRRELLSQLFISLSALVPGLKKMDKTSILGEAVKYMKQLKENVKTLEEVVAKRTVQSMVVMNKSQLIIDNCGVDNDSSSTIDDNCASGTSGSGNNGGDGGGHDVDNLINGSLPEIEVKILGNTLLLRLKCKNKKGIMNMLFAELDNYNCTVTNFSAMKFETLALDVTVVAQIEGDFNKKLKQFMRTLRSALQ is encoded by the exons ATGAGGAAGCAAGGAGTGAGTAGTGGTGCAAAGAGGAAAAGACAGCCAGATCAAGTTCATGATCATATCTTAGCTGAAAGGAAGCGCCGAGAATTGCTTAGTCAGTTATTCATTTCTCTTTCTGCCCTTGTTCCTGGTCTTAAGAAG ATGGACAAAACATCAATCTTAGGAGAGGCAGTGAAGTACATGAAACAACTTAaagaaaatgttaaaacacTAGAAGAAGTTGTTGCAAAGAGGACGGTACAATCAATGGTGGTAATGAATAAATCTCAATTAATTATCGACAATTGTGGTGTCGATAACGATTCTTCGTCGACAATTGATGACAATTGTGCGAGTGGCACCAGTGGTAGTGGGAACAAcggtggtgatggtggtggtcaCGACGTAGACAATCTTATTAATGGTTCACTTCCTGAAATTGAAGTTAAGATCTTAGGAAACACACTTCTCTTAAGACTTAAatgcaaaaataaaaagggaaTTATGAACATGTTATTTGCTGAGTTGGACAACTATAATTGTACCGTCACGAATTTTAGTGCTATGAAATTTGAAACCTTGGCACTAGATGTTACCGTTGTTGCGCAg ATAGAAGGAGACTTTAATAAGAAATTGAAACAATTTATGAGGACTCTTCGCTCAGCCCTTCAGTAG